One genomic region from Actinocatenispora thailandica encodes:
- a CDS encoding bifunctional glycosyltransferase/CDP-glycerol:glycerophosphate glycerophosphotransferase — protein MPLLTVVVPVYQVQGYLRECLDSLLNQRFRDIEVIAVDDRSPDHCGAIIDEYAAADSRVTAVHLPVNGGLGPARNAGLKLATGEYVWFVDSDDSIAPDSLAAIAERIAATAPDVLVVDYARTYWDGRTVRNSTAELLAGAPEVFRIGEFPQLLRVFPCAWTKIVRREFLLRHDLDFPPGYYEDLPFSYPLLCAADRIAILDQVVVHYRQRRHGSILRTSGAKHLVMIDQYQLVFERLAALGDRAAPVLPAVYARMVDHLLVLLGTSNRLGPDHPGNALRRRFFLAAARLCRAHEPAGWAPPRDIGRLRYRLLVQGSWARFSLPRTALRVLRTARGKVRGLRRRAGRLRYRAKRSLLYRYHLLQRRLPVDRNLAVYEIYWGAGYGCHNRAIYETARAIAPNVRGIWLVKPDAVASLPPGVEYAVHGTAAYYRALARAKYLFNNVNFPVSTPKRPGSVHVQTHHGTPLKAMGVDMRNSPILARQNDFAALLGKCDRWDYSISTSPYCSEVWERAYPISVRTLEYGSPRNDALATATAESAARLRAEFGIGADERVVLYAPTFREYRAGGDPLIDHRELAAALGPGCRLLIRGHHLDRGAGATVEDGRILDVSEHGDIRELYQVADVLVTDYSSAMFDYLVLDRPIVLFAPDWEVYRTVRGTYFDLLAEAPGLVTRAAGELCAALRTGSYDSAELAAVRRSFRARFCPYDDGYAAERVVRKIFLGEDPAPFGPATLSEAILPPQLVPAADNAG, from the coding sequence TTGCCGCTCCTGACCGTCGTCGTACCCGTGTACCAGGTGCAGGGATACCTGCGCGAATGCCTGGACTCCCTGCTGAACCAACGGTTCCGCGACATCGAGGTGATCGCCGTCGACGACCGTTCGCCGGACCACTGCGGCGCGATCATCGACGAGTACGCGGCGGCCGACTCCCGGGTCACGGCGGTGCACCTGCCGGTGAACGGCGGGCTCGGCCCGGCGCGCAACGCCGGGTTGAAACTCGCCACCGGCGAGTACGTCTGGTTCGTCGACTCCGACGACTCGATCGCACCCGACTCGCTGGCCGCGATCGCCGAACGCATCGCCGCCACCGCACCCGACGTCCTCGTCGTCGACTACGCGCGCACGTACTGGGACGGCCGTACGGTGCGCAACTCGACGGCCGAGCTGCTCGCCGGCGCACCCGAGGTGTTCCGCATCGGCGAGTTCCCGCAGCTGCTGCGGGTGTTCCCGTGCGCCTGGACGAAGATCGTGCGCCGCGAGTTCCTGCTCCGGCACGACCTCGACTTCCCGCCCGGGTACTACGAGGACCTGCCGTTCAGCTACCCGCTGCTGTGCGCCGCGGACCGGATCGCGATCCTCGACCAGGTCGTCGTGCACTACCGGCAGCGGCGGCACGGCTCGATCCTGCGCACCAGCGGCGCGAAGCACCTGGTCATGATCGACCAGTACCAGCTGGTCTTCGAACGGCTCGCCGCCCTCGGTGACCGGGCCGCGCCGGTGCTGCCCGCCGTGTACGCGCGGATGGTCGATCACCTGCTGGTGCTGCTGGGCACCAGCAACCGGCTCGGCCCCGACCATCCGGGCAACGCGTTGCGGCGGCGGTTCTTCCTGGCCGCGGCCCGGCTGTGCCGGGCGCACGAACCGGCCGGCTGGGCGCCACCGCGGGACATCGGCCGGCTCCGGTACCGGCTGCTCGTCCAGGGCTCCTGGGCCCGGTTCAGCCTGCCCCGCACCGCCCTGCGGGTGCTCCGGACCGCGCGCGGCAAGGTACGCGGGCTGCGCCGGCGCGCCGGCCGGCTCAGGTACCGCGCGAAGCGGTCCCTGCTCTACCGCTACCACCTGCTGCAGCGGCGGCTCCCGGTGGACCGGAACCTCGCCGTGTACGAGATCTACTGGGGTGCCGGCTACGGCTGCCACAACCGGGCCATCTACGAGACAGCGCGCGCGATCGCCCCGAACGTCCGGGGGATCTGGCTGGTCAAACCGGACGCGGTCGCGAGCCTGCCACCGGGGGTCGAGTACGCGGTGCACGGCACCGCCGCCTACTACCGGGCGCTGGCCCGGGCCAAGTACCTGTTCAACAACGTCAACTTCCCGGTGTCGACGCCGAAGCGGCCGGGCAGCGTGCACGTGCAGACCCATCACGGCACGCCGCTCAAGGCGATGGGCGTCGACATGCGGAACTCCCCGATCCTCGCCCGGCAGAACGACTTCGCCGCGTTGCTGGGCAAGTGCGACCGGTGGGACTACAGCATCTCGACCAGCCCGTACTGCAGCGAGGTCTGGGAACGCGCGTACCCGATCAGCGTCCGGACGCTGGAGTACGGTTCCCCGCGCAACGACGCGCTGGCGACCGCCACCGCGGAGTCGGCCGCCCGGCTGCGGGCCGAGTTCGGCATCGGCGCCGACGAGCGGGTGGTGCTCTACGCGCCGACCTTCCGCGAGTACCGCGCGGGCGGCGATCCGCTGATCGACCACCGCGAACTCGCCGCGGCGCTCGGGCCCGGCTGCCGGCTGTTGATCCGCGGGCACCACCTGGACCGCGGTGCCGGCGCGACCGTCGAGGACGGCCGGATCCTGGACGTCTCCGAGCACGGCGACATCCGGGAGCTCTACCAGGTCGCCGACGTGCTCGTGACCGACTACTCGTCGGCGATGTTCGACTACCTCGTACTGGACCGGCCGATCGTGCTGTTCGCACCGGACTGGGAGGTGTACCGGACGGTGCGCGGCACGTACTTCGACCTGCTTGCCGAGGCGCCCGGCCTCGTCACCCGCGCCGCCGGCGAGCTGTGCGCCGCGCTGCGCACCGGCTCGTACGACTCGGCGGAGCTGGCCGCCGTCCGCCGGAGCTTCCGTGCCCGGTTCTGCCCGTACGACGACGGGTACGCCGCGGAGCGGGTGGTGCGCAAGATCTTCCTCGGCGAGGACCCGGCCCCGTTCGGCCCGGCCACGCTGTCCGAGGCGATCCTGCCGCCCCAGCTCGTGCCGGCGGCCGACAACGCCGGCTGA
- a CDS encoding acyl-CoA thioesterase, with protein sequence MNLLAGKPTSYSRVTLSRIMTAADVNLYGTVHGGVIMKFVDDAAGAAAARHSGGNAVTAAIDEIVFAAPVRVGDLVHAHAAVNWTGSSSLEVGVRVVAERWDTAGTEPVEVATAYLVFVGIDADGKPRPIPPVLPETPDDERRQREAEIRRTHRLARRDAIAQSRTA encoded by the coding sequence ATGAACCTGCTCGCTGGGAAACCGACGTCGTACTCCCGGGTAACACTCAGTCGGATCATGACCGCCGCCGACGTCAACCTGTACGGGACCGTGCACGGCGGCGTGATCATGAAGTTCGTGGACGACGCCGCCGGCGCGGCCGCGGCCCGGCACTCCGGTGGCAACGCCGTCACCGCGGCCATCGACGAGATCGTCTTCGCCGCCCCGGTACGAGTGGGCGACCTGGTGCACGCGCACGCCGCCGTGAACTGGACCGGCAGCTCGTCGCTGGAGGTCGGCGTGCGGGTGGTGGCCGAACGCTGGGACACCGCCGGTACCGAGCCGGTCGAGGTGGCCACCGCCTACCTGGTGTTCGTCGGCATCGACGCGGACGGCAAGCCGCGCCCGATCCCGCCGGTACTGCCGGAGACCCCGGACGACGAGCGCCGCCAGCGCGAGGCCGAGATCCGCCGCACCCACCGGCTCGCCCGCCGCGACGCCATAGCCCAGTCCCGCACCGCCTGA
- a CDS encoding winged helix-turn-helix domain-containing protein: MEIRHGGPVPVWKQVADDIAQRIKAGEFHQDDAIPSQTAMRQEYGIAIMTARRVIRDLQERGLVYTVTGRGSYVRGR, from the coding sequence ATGGAGATCCGACACGGCGGGCCGGTGCCGGTGTGGAAACAGGTGGCGGACGACATCGCCCAGCGGATCAAGGCTGGCGAGTTCCACCAGGACGACGCCATCCCGTCGCAGACCGCCATGCGACAGGAGTACGGCATCGCCATCATGACCGCGCGGCGAGTGATCCGGGACCTCCAGGAACGCGGCCTCGTCTACACCGTCACCGGCCGCGGCAGCTACGTCCGCGGCCGCTGA
- a CDS encoding alpha/beta fold hydrolase, with protein sequence MVTFSAADGTRLAYRVLGEGDPIVCLPGGPTDSAYLGDLGGLSKYRQVIVPDLRGTGGSALPADPASYRCDRLVDDVEALRAHLGLDRIDLLGHSAGGNIAVQYLARYAERVRRFALVCPSPRAVGIDITPAMRLDLARQRSAEPWYPAAYAALRVAAEGGDADRDAIMPFFWGRWDEAARNHPANRPHTNPELVEGYRADGAFDPPATRAAIAGYDGPVLVLAGELDMNSPPAPMSEYAGLFAHPSLAVQPGAGHYPWVDDPAAFLRTLTAFLR encoded by the coding sequence ATGGTTACCTTCTCCGCCGCCGACGGGACCCGACTCGCGTACCGGGTGCTCGGCGAGGGCGACCCGATCGTGTGCCTGCCCGGCGGCCCGACCGACTCTGCCTACCTGGGCGATCTCGGTGGGCTGTCGAAGTACCGGCAAGTGATCGTCCCGGACCTGCGCGGCACCGGCGGCTCCGCGCTCCCGGCCGACCCCGCCTCGTACCGGTGCGACCGGCTGGTGGACGACGTCGAGGCGCTGCGGGCGCACCTCGGGCTGGACCGCATCGATCTGCTCGGCCACTCCGCCGGTGGGAACATCGCGGTGCAGTACCTGGCCCGGTACGCCGAGCGGGTCCGCCGGTTCGCGCTGGTGTGTCCGAGCCCGCGTGCGGTCGGTATCGACATCACTCCGGCGATGCGGCTCGACCTGGCCCGGCAGCGCAGCGCCGAACCCTGGTACCCGGCGGCGTACGCGGCGCTGAGGGTGGCCGCCGAGGGTGGTGACGCGGACCGGGACGCGATCATGCCGTTCTTCTGGGGCCGCTGGGACGAGGCGGCGCGCAACCACCCGGCGAACCGGCCGCACACCAATCCGGAGCTGGTCGAGGGCTACCGGGCCGATGGGGCGTTCGACCCGCCGGCCACCCGGGCCGCGATCGCCGGGTACGACGGGCCGGTGCTGGTGCTGGCCGGCGAGCTCGACATGAACAGCCCGCCGGCCCCGATGTCCGAGTACGCCGGGCTGTTCGCGCACCCGTCGCTGGCGGTACAGCCCGGCGCCGGTCACTACCCGTGGGTCGACGACCCGGCCGCGTTCCTCCGGACCCTGACCGCCTTCCTGCGCTGA
- a CDS encoding MFS transporter yields the protein MYPPAPGTPGGPDSPNPPAVPGMMPGGTGVPGAAGGPGMPGSPGMPGSPGIAGTAGFADGPGAFGAGGAPGPLGQRPGPAARPLWTLAGIVPAAWLAVFVFTLATGPNLTRMRWVLHASSGQQFTRIVLPYLIAAGLLFPVGYLLGRRAPNAVALPAIAMMVVGLTLAVFTPNPTVLALARLLGGIGAGAVLGTAAALVVRVAPAQRVAAAVGSGAGLVVAGVAGPLIGAVVSERFSFRLGFMIALLLAILVGVAATVIAIVGLVQRGSRPAAVPPAR from the coding sequence GTGTATCCCCCCGCGCCCGGTACGCCCGGCGGCCCCGACAGCCCGAACCCGCCCGCCGTCCCGGGGATGATGCCCGGTGGCACCGGGGTGCCCGGCGCCGCTGGCGGCCCCGGCATGCCCGGCAGCCCCGGGATGCCCGGCAGCCCCGGGATCGCTGGTACGGCGGGGTTCGCCGACGGTCCCGGAGCGTTCGGCGCTGGCGGTGCGCCCGGACCGCTCGGGCAACGGCCCGGCCCGGCGGCCCGGCCCCTGTGGACGCTCGCCGGAATCGTGCCGGCGGCGTGGCTGGCCGTCTTCGTGTTCACCCTGGCGACCGGGCCGAACCTCACGAGGATGCGGTGGGTGCTGCACGCGTCGAGCGGGCAGCAGTTCACCAGGATCGTGCTGCCGTACCTGATCGCGGCCGGGTTGCTGTTCCCCGTCGGGTACCTGCTCGGGCGGCGGGCGCCGAACGCCGTCGCGCTGCCGGCGATCGCGATGATGGTGGTCGGCTTGACCCTGGCCGTGTTCACGCCGAACCCCACGGTGCTCGCACTGGCCAGGCTGCTCGGCGGGATCGGTGCCGGCGCCGTCCTCGGCACCGCCGCCGCCCTGGTGGTGCGCGTCGCGCCGGCACAGCGGGTCGCCGCCGCCGTCGGGTCCGGCGCCGGGTTGGTCGTCGCCGGCGTCGCCGGCCCCCTGATCGGCGCCGTGGTCAGCGAGCGATTCAGCTTCCGGCTGGGTTTCATGATCGCGCTGCTCCTCGCCATCCTGGTCGGCGTGGCCGCCACGGTGATCGCCATCGTGGGGCTCGTCCAGCGCGGCTCCCGCCCCGCGGCCGTCCCGCCCGCACGCTGA